The following are encoded in a window of Drosophila simulans strain w501 chromosome 3L, Prin_Dsim_3.1, whole genome shotgun sequence genomic DNA:
- the LOC6736749 gene encoding sulfide:quinone oxidoreductase, mitochondrial — translation MNRRLPGTISQCQKLLLATHNRAPTAFSSRFLSTSRVNRERQECQVLVVGGGTGGCAMAAKLSSRLGSDKVVVLEPEDKHYYQPMFTLIGGGMKRLDQSHRQMGDVLPTKAKWVKEKALEFDPDNNTVSTSGGKTIKYDFLIIATGLQLNYGKIPGLVEALETPSSNVCSIYSPKYVDHVYECLRRTNKGNAIFTFPNCPIKCAGAPQKIAYISEHYFRKMGRRDNINIIYNTSLPVIFGVKHYAEALMKLIKRRNITLNVQRNLVEVRHKDNIAVFEDLAKPGVHYEETYSMLHVTPPMSTPDVVANCKKLVTPTGFVDVDQMTLQHNKYNNVFAIGDSASSPNSKTAAAAAAQSPVVFRNVMAVIEGKAPTDIYDGYSSCPIVTGYSSCILAEFDYNLTPVETFPLDQSKERYSMFFMKKELMPVLYWKLMMNGYWNGPALMRKMFSVLKFNKKQ, via the exons ATGAACCGTCGCCTCCCAGGAACCATCAGCCAGTGCCAGAAGCTTCTCCTAGCCACCCACAACCGTGCTCCAACGGCCTTCTCCTCCAGATTCCTGTCCACATCTCGAGTGAACCGCGAGCGGCAAGA ATGCCAAGTgctggtggtgggcggtggcacCGGTGGGTGTGCCATGGCCGCCAAGTTGTCCTCGCGTTTGGGCAGCGACAAGGTAGTCGTCCTGGAACCAGAAGAT AAACATTACTACCAACCCATGTTCACCCTGATAGGAGGGGGCATGAAGAGATTGGATCAGAGCCACCGGCAAATGGGCGATGTGCTGCCCACAAAGGCCAAGTGGGTGAAGGAGAAGGCGCTGGAGTTCGATCCGGATAATAATACGGTTAGCACGTCTGGTGGCAAGACCATCAAGTACGACTTTCTGATCATCGCCACCGGACTGCAGCTGAATTATGGAAAG ATACCTGGCCTGGTGGAGGCCCTGGAGACCCCCAGCAGCAATGTTTGCTCCATCTACTCGCCCAAGTACGTGGATCATGTGTACGAATGCCTGCGCAGGACAAACAAAGGAAATGCTATATTCACCTTTCCCAATTGTCCCATCAAGTGTGCAGGTGCACCGCAGAAAATCGCCTACATATCTGAGCACTACTTTAGGAAG ATGGGTCGTCGCGACAACATCAATATCATCTACAACACATCGCTTCCCGTGATTTTTGGTGTTAAACACTACGCAGAGGCCCTGATGAAACTGATCAAGAGGAGAAATATCACGCTTAATGTCCAAAGAAATCTCGTTGAAGTGAGACATAAAGATAATATAGCCGTGTTCGAGGATCTCGCAAAACCAGGAGTGCACTATGAGGAAACG TACTCCATGCTTCATGTGACTCCGCCGATGAGCACTCCGGATGTGGTGGCCAACTGCAAGAAGCTGGTGACGCCCACTGGCTTTGTGGACGTCGACCAGATGACGCTGCAGCacaacaagtacaacaacGTGTTCGCCATCGGCGATTCGGCGTCCAGTCCCAACTCGAAGACGGCCGCGGCGGCAG CCGCCCAGTCACCGGTTGTGTTTAGGAACGTCATGGCGGTGATCGAGGGCAAAGCCCCAACGGATATCTACGATGGGTACTCGTCCTGCCCCATCGTCACCGGCTACAGCTCCTGCATCCTGGCTGAGTTTGACTACAACCTCACCCCCGTGGAGACCTTCCCATTGGACCAGTCCAAGGAGCGGTACTCTATGTTCTTCATGAAGAAGGAGCTGATGCCGGTGCTCTACTGGAAGCTGATGATGAACGGCTATTGGAACGGACCGGCACTTATGCGGAAAATGTTCTCAGTTCTAAAGtttaataaaaagcaataG